GAAAATCCCGGACTGGGAAGATTTATTCCATCTACCTTATCTGGTTGAACTGACAGAAAAAGGATACAGAGAAAAGTTCGGTCATCTCAACACAGGCATTCCGTATCATATATTCCATCGTAATGTTGTGATCGCAATGGAGAGAGCAAGAACGGTGAGCCCGTAGGCAGTGAGCCCGTAGGGTCAGGTCTTGCATTGCGACATCTTGAATGCTATTATTTTCGATTATGGCCAGGCCTCTCAGAATCGAATATCCGGGTGCCGTCTATCATATCACTTCCAGAGGTAACGCCCGGTTACCTGTGTTTGATGACGATTTTGACAGAAGAGCCTTTCTTACCATCCTCGAGGATGTGGTCAAAAGATACAACTGGCTATGCCATGCCTACTGCCTTATGGAGAACCATTATCACCTCGTCCTCCAGACTGTTGACGCCAACTTGTCCTTGGGAATGCGATACCTCAACGGGGTCTATACCCAGAGG
The Deltaproteobacteria bacterium DNA segment above includes these coding regions:
- a CDS encoding transposase, which encodes MARPLRIEYPGAVYHITSRGNARLPVFDDDFDRRAFLTILEDVVKRYNWLCHAYCLMENHYHLVLQTVDANLSLGMRYLNGVYTQRFNRRHHRAGHVFQGRFKSILVEQESYLLELCRYVVLNPVRAGMVKHPAAYGWSSYRAT